In one Streptomyces sp. NBC_01241 genomic region, the following are encoded:
- a CDS encoding UDP-glucose dehydrogenase family protein, translated as MRVSVIGCGHLGIPHAAAMAEIGHEVIGVDLDQAKIDRLNAGECPIYEEGLPELLATHTASGRLRFTTSLTEAAEFADVHFLAVGTPIDADGRSYDTGQVFGAARVLAPHLSRPTVIIGKSTVTVGTSRDLGALLARLSPAGEDVEVVWNPEFLREGHAIDDTLRPDRIVVGVPSVRAEDAMRQVYAPLLANGIPLFVTDPATAELIKGAANAYLGMKISFINGVADMCTAAGADVQQLTEAIGLDPRIGRSGLNAGPGYGGGCLPKDVRAFTASARTLGATEAATLLRAAEEVNESRPTAALRLIEQTLGHPVDGVRITVWGASFKAGTDDVRESPALAIAALMHQRGATVTVHDPHAVPTALRRHPELDYCESLEGSIAAAELIVLATEWHHFREADPKALAPLVADQVLVDLRNLIDADAWRMAGWTVRQLGRPAQE; from the coding sequence ATGCGCGTATCCGTCATCGGCTGCGGTCACCTGGGCATCCCCCACGCCGCTGCCATGGCCGAGATCGGCCACGAGGTCATCGGCGTGGACCTGGACCAGGCGAAGATCGACCGCCTCAACGCCGGCGAGTGCCCCATCTACGAGGAGGGCCTCCCGGAACTCCTCGCCACCCACACCGCATCCGGGCGACTGCGGTTCACCACCAGCCTCACCGAGGCGGCCGAGTTCGCCGACGTCCACTTCCTCGCCGTGGGCACGCCCATCGACGCGGACGGACGGAGCTACGACACCGGCCAGGTCTTCGGCGCCGCCCGCGTCCTGGCCCCGCACCTGTCCCGTCCGACCGTGATCATCGGTAAGTCCACGGTCACCGTCGGCACCTCACGCGACCTCGGCGCTCTCCTCGCGCGTCTCTCCCCGGCCGGTGAGGACGTGGAGGTCGTCTGGAACCCGGAGTTCCTCCGCGAGGGCCACGCCATCGACGACACCCTGCGACCGGACCGGATCGTCGTCGGCGTCCCCTCGGTCCGCGCGGAGGACGCTATGCGCCAGGTCTACGCACCTCTCCTGGCGAACGGGATCCCGCTGTTCGTCACCGACCCCGCCACCGCCGAACTCATCAAGGGCGCCGCCAACGCCTACCTCGGCATGAAGATCTCCTTCATCAACGGCGTCGCCGACATGTGTACCGCCGCCGGAGCCGACGTCCAGCAGCTCACCGAGGCTATCGGCCTCGACCCCCGTATCGGCCGCAGCGGCCTCAACGCCGGTCCCGGTTATGGCGGCGGCTGCCTCCCGAAGGACGTCCGCGCATTCACCGCCTCCGCCCGCACCCTCGGCGCCACCGAAGCAGCAACCCTTCTACGAGCCGCCGAGGAGGTCAACGAATCGCGGCCCACCGCCGCGCTGAGGCTCATCGAGCAGACTCTCGGCCACCCCGTCGACGGCGTACGCATCACCGTATGGGGAGCTTCCTTCAAGGCTGGCACCGACGATGTCCGCGAATCCCCGGCCCTGGCGATCGCCGCCCTCATGCACCAGCGCGGCGCGACCGTCACCGTCCACGACCCGCACGCCGTGCCCACGGCACTGCGCCGCCACCCGGAGCTCGACTACTGCGAAAGCCTTGAAGGCTCCATCGCGGCAGCCGAGCTGATCGTCCTGGCCACCGAATGGCATCACTTCCGCGAGGCCGACCCTAAGGCCCTCGCCCCACTGGTCGCGGACCAAGTCCTCGTCGACCTCCGCAACCTCATCGACGCCGATGCCTGGCGCATGGCCGGATGGACCGTACGCCAGCTCGGACGCCCCGCACAGGAATAG
- a CDS encoding MazG-like family protein: MDTLWDNIEKLSAVCRAAGAHLPDEELKSLQVGKVAEEAGEAMHALHGLKGLTTCGDDHDWSEVQNDLVGAVIAALLACNTSIPPVPAPPSTRSSTGGRAGVAKPLLRPDEFRTWPSTAPGERGRRPRPAHKLRQAPAPSAVELSLLHQGGSLCSPRAPRLTAGA; encoded by the coding sequence ATGGACACCCTGTGGGACAACATTGAGAAGCTCTCCGCCGTCTGCCGAGCGGCTGGCGCCCATCTGCCCGACGAGGAGCTCAAGAGCCTCCAGGTCGGCAAGGTCGCCGAGGAAGCCGGCGAGGCCATGCATGCCCTCCACGGCCTGAAGGGCCTCACGACCTGCGGCGACGACCACGACTGGTCCGAGGTCCAGAACGACCTCGTCGGCGCCGTCATCGCAGCCCTCCTGGCATGCAATACATCGATCCCACCGGTGCCCGCGCCACCTTCGACGAGATCCTCCACCGGCGGACGCGCAGGGGTCGCGAAGCCGCTGCTCCGGCCTGACGAATTCCGGACATGGCCGTCGACCGCTCCAGGTGAGCGCGGTCGACGGCCACGTCCGGCACACAAGCTGCGGCAGGCACCTGCTCCCAGCGCGGTAGAACTTTCCCTACTTCATCAAGGCGGCTCGCTCTGCTCGCCGCGCGCTCCCCGGCTCACCGCCGGGGCCTGA
- a CDS encoding nucleotidyltransferase domain-containing protein, with amino-acid sequence MMEMRSLITLLRETASSEFLDSSWVVYLFGSSRGGLRAGSDVDLILVYGRGREEMARRFRVSACRRAWDAYGVQLDITLLNKEEEEDVGFVARESAVLILGSSESHLR; translated from the coding sequence ATGATGGAGATGCGTTCCTTGATTACATTGCTCCGCGAGACCGCGAGTAGCGAATTTTTGGACTCTTCCTGGGTTGTCTACTTGTTTGGGTCCTCGCGTGGCGGGCTTCGCGCGGGCTCTGATGTTGACCTAATTCTTGTTTATGGGCGTGGTCGAGAAGAGATGGCTCGCAGGTTTCGCGTAAGCGCCTGTCGGCGCGCATGGGATGCTTATGGGGTGCAGCTTGATATCACCTTGTTGAATAAGGAGGAGGAGGAAGATGTGGGCTTTGTTGCAAGAGAGAGCGCAGTGCTAATTCTGGGCAGCAGTGAGTCACATTTGAGGTGA
- a CDS encoding ATP-binding protein has product MTPEPMAEVVAVYPNRVKIAVNDIEALAHDDLVEVGSYLKVYDSTESAIIAIIENYSIELRPSKDGQLDRVYMIEAVPLGIIDRDGHFERGGGGIAIPPKTVSIALKNEVQKIYNTVDRKNRFHFAQLAQDEEVDVPVDGNRFFSRHIAVVGSTGSGKSHAMARIIQKATEIRDEEAGQQYALNNTHVIIFDLHAEYRSAFPEANQIGVDSLVLPYWLLNSEELQDLFIESNEEQSHNQIAILKKSITEGKRLSFSGSDERKDLIHYDSPLFFDIDKVLSDIKAKNEERVTTVTATGKPSEKAGPLFGKLDNFLTRLENRRNDRRLDFLLGARAKSTKLEEVLRQFTGYVKGAHSNVTVIDLSGVPFEVLSLTVSLVSRLLFDYSYYFKKSNAEGRSETPLLLVYEEAHKYVPKSALSKYSSSRNAIERIAKEGRKYGITAAIVSQRPAEISETIFSQCNNFLAMRLTNPEDQNYVKRLIPDSLGPLTDALPMLSSGEALLIGDAAVMPSRVRLDHAHPPPSSSDVLYLREWARPWHDVPFEPLVQDWEK; this is encoded by the coding sequence ATGACACCGGAACCGATGGCTGAAGTAGTTGCTGTCTACCCGAACCGGGTAAAGATCGCTGTTAACGACATAGAAGCCCTCGCCCATGATGACTTGGTCGAAGTAGGTTCCTACTTGAAGGTCTATGACAGCACTGAGAGTGCGATTATCGCCATCATTGAGAATTACTCCATCGAGTTGCGTCCATCGAAGGATGGTCAACTCGATCGCGTTTATATGATTGAAGCAGTCCCTCTGGGAATTATCGACAGGGATGGGCATTTCGAGCGCGGTGGCGGAGGTATCGCCATCCCGCCCAAAACCGTTTCAATTGCGTTGAAGAACGAAGTTCAAAAGATCTACAACACCGTTGACCGAAAGAATCGCTTCCACTTCGCCCAGTTGGCTCAAGACGAGGAAGTCGATGTTCCCGTCGACGGTAACAGATTCTTCAGTAGGCACATTGCTGTTGTTGGCTCCACCGGTTCTGGAAAATCTCACGCAATGGCCCGCATCATTCAGAAAGCCACGGAGATTAGAGATGAGGAAGCAGGCCAGCAATACGCATTGAACAATACGCATGTCATCATTTTTGACCTTCACGCAGAGTATCGAAGTGCCTTTCCGGAGGCCAACCAGATCGGTGTTGACTCTCTAGTTCTTCCATATTGGCTACTTAACTCTGAAGAGCTACAGGACCTATTTATCGAAAGCAATGAGGAGCAGTCTCACAATCAGATTGCGATCTTGAAAAAGAGCATCACTGAAGGGAAGCGCCTCTCCTTCTCCGGATCCGACGAGCGAAAGGATCTGATTCACTACGATTCGCCACTGTTCTTCGATATCGACAAGGTCCTCAGTGACATCAAAGCCAAAAATGAAGAGCGAGTCACAACTGTTACGGCCACCGGAAAGCCGAGTGAAAAGGCGGGCCCTCTATTCGGCAAGCTTGACAACTTCCTCACGCGTCTGGAAAACAGGAGAAACGATCGCCGCCTGGACTTCTTGCTAGGCGCCCGGGCAAAGAGTACAAAGTTGGAGGAGGTACTGCGTCAGTTCACTGGGTACGTGAAAGGGGCGCACTCCAATGTAACGGTAATCGACCTAAGTGGCGTTCCCTTCGAAGTCCTGAGTTTGACAGTTTCATTGGTGTCTAGATTGCTTTTCGACTATTCTTACTATTTCAAAAAGAGCAACGCGGAGGGGCGTAGCGAAACGCCGCTATTGTTGGTATACGAAGAGGCGCACAAGTACGTTCCAAAGAGTGCACTGTCCAAATACAGTTCCTCGCGAAACGCAATCGAACGAATTGCAAAGGAGGGGCGAAAGTACGGCATTACAGCAGCTATTGTCAGCCAACGTCCGGCCGAAATCTCTGAAACAATTTTCTCGCAATGCAACAATTTTCTTGCTATGCGGCTAACGAATCCCGAAGATCAGAATTATGTGAAGCGGCTAATTCCTGATTCGCTTGGGCCCCTAACAGACGCCCTTCCGATGCTGTCTTCCGGGG